The proteins below are encoded in one region of Lonchura striata isolate bLonStr1 chromosome 1, bLonStr1.mat, whole genome shotgun sequence:
- the SNAP47 gene encoding synaptosomal-associated protein 47, whose amino-acid sequence MNEDIRIHSWPCSYYLDTSKQWIPGKLSLTPVSIKFTADKTGELLVDFHLSGISEIKKESSHLIFSSLTILEKSTKHWFSSLHPNRNVVFNILEHFWREQLLSSREAGAGAALESSKGKELTGMLEGSQKRLEDTAKVLHSQGEQFDNIMRGLHKIEGDMDVADRLLTELESPSWWPFSTKLWKTPLEAKPKESSAAPDPETQEGVLLRIPVIITHRTDSSAKPGKLTLLPSGLEIEDCNSQLLHRFESRDVDDIRVHTPYEISVRQRFIGKPDTSYRLLAARMPEAIPILEMQFSKKIQFLEDALGFAGGAGKSPRADLGASIWQAATGFLGAAVNPGLPAGSAEGTDKEQVQLQKISQEEAKELRQILKKLKGLALETEAELERQDEALDSISSSVDRATLTIDRQNRRMRKLT is encoded by the exons ATGAACGAGGACATCCGGATCCATTCCTGGCCTTGCTCCTACTACCTGGACACCAGCAAACAATGGATCCCTGGGAAGCTCTCCCTGACTCCCGTTTCCATCAAATTCACGGCTGACAAAACGGGAGAGCTCCTGGTGGATTTCCACCTTTCCGGGATCAGCGAGATCAAGAAGGAATCTTCCCATTTAATCTTCAGCTCCCTCACCATCCTGGAGAAGAGCACCAAGCACTGGTTCAGCTCCCTGCATCCCAACAGGAATGTGGTGTTCAACATCCTGGAGCATTTctggagggagcagctgctgtccAGCCGGGAGGCCGGAGCGGGAGCAGCCCTGGAATCCAGCAAGGGCAAGGAGTTGACGGGAATGTTGGAGGGATCCCAGAAACGCCTGGAGGACACGGCCAAGgtgctgcattcccagggggAACAGTTCGACAACATCATGAGGGGACTCCACAAGATCGAGGGGGACATGGATGTGGCCGACAG GCTGTTGACAGAGCTGGAATCTCCTTCCTGGTGGCCCTTCAGCACCAAACTCTGGAAAACCCCTCTGGAAGCGAAGCCCAAGGAAAGCTCCGCAGCTCCCGATCCCGAAACGCAGGAAGGAGTCCTGCTGCGAATTCCCGTGATTATCACCCACAGGACGGACTCCAGCGCCAAACCGGGCAAGCTCACGCTGCTTCCCTCCGGCCTGGAAATCGAGGATTGCAATTCCCAGCTGCTGCACCGCTTCGAATCCCGGGATGTGGACGATATCCGCGTGCACACTCCCTACGAGATCAGCGTCCGGCAGAGGTTCATCGGCAAGCCCGACACTTCCTACCGGCTCCTGGCGGCGCGGATGCCCGAGGCCATTCCCATCCTGGAGATGCAGTTCAGCAAGAAGATCCAGTTTTTGGAGGATGCTCTGGGATTTGCCGGAGGAGCCGGGAAGTCTCCTCGGGCGGATTTGGGCGCGTCCATCTGGCAGGCAG CCACGGGATTCCTGGGCGCTGCGGTGAATCCCGGATTGCCGGCGGGCAGCGCCGAAGGGACGGACAAGGAGCAggtgcagctgcagaaaatatCCCAGGAGGAAGCCAAGGAGCTCCGACAG ATCCTGAAGAAGCTGAAGGGGCTGGCGCTGGAGACGGAGGCGGAGCTGGAAAGGCAGGACGAGGCCCTGGATTCCATCAGCAGCTCCGTGGATCGTGCCACGCTCACCATCGACCGGCAGAACCGCAGGATGAGGAAGCTGACCTAA